From one Lysinibacillus sp. G4S2 genomic stretch:
- the gpsB gene encoding cell division regulator GpsB, translating into MDIKLTSKMILEKEFKKNFKGYNVEEVDSFLDEIIQDYETFEKAVAQLREENKQLKEEVDNTPKRQPVAAATSGTTNFDILKRLSNLEKHVFGSKLYE; encoded by the coding sequence ATGGACATAAAATTAACGTCAAAAATGATCCTTGAAAAGGAATTTAAGAAAAACTTTAAAGGCTACAATGTAGAAGAAGTCGATTCATTTCTTGATGAAATTATTCAAGACTATGAAACGTTTGAAAAAGCAGTGGCCCAACTACGTGAAGAAAATAAACAGCTAAAAGAAGAAGTTGATAATACACCGAAGAGACAACCTGTCGCAGCTGCAACATCTGGTACGACAAACTTTGATATTTTAAAACGTCTTTCAAATTTAGAAAAACACGTATTTGGTAGTAAGTTATACGAATAA
- a CDS encoding cold-shock protein → MAQGTVKWFNADKGFGFIEMEGGKDVFAHFSAIQGDGFKSLEEGQKVEFSVEEGQRGPQAANIVKL, encoded by the coding sequence ATGGCACAAGGAACAGTGAAATGGTTTAACGCAGACAAAGGTTTTGGTTTCATCGAAATGGAAGGCGGTAAAGATGTATTTGCTCACTTCTCAGCTATCCAAGGTGATGGATTCAAATCACTTGAAGAAGGTCAAAAAGTTGAATTCTCAGTAGAAGAAGGCCAACGTGGACCACAAGCTGCAAACATCGTAAAACTTTAA
- a CDS encoding ribonuclease H-like domain-containing protein, translated as MSYENKILQMKKMLGKKTTTTIKKESKPTYQRPAAPSYTEQWKKAGLTVVENEFGIVFKRQVRFPFNYQHGHYKLQSFFDALVKWREAQFEHPYALEMNEKVLFFDTETTGLKGVGTQIFLLGFLEVSEEEESFILTQYILADPDHEAALLFESKLWQKTATVITYNGKSFDWPQLETRWTLHQKELPKLRTQRQIDLLHSSKRLWKNDMERMKLKSVEEEKLGFSRIGDIPGYLAPIIYLDAIKSGVPDALMKVLLHNEWDLLSLITLYIHSTNLLFEETSEESAKTFTNIGKWYADLKESSQSVKVLEKVTTQFNELEAGNAQYYLAIQHKKNKKFSEAIDAFVASLHFVEPRKRLHVLEQLAMIYEHQIKDYEQALFYTQEGIQLIKKNEQWRVEQKQKWEISWEKRLHRLGNKK; from the coding sequence ATGTCTTACGAAAATAAAATACTACAAATGAAAAAAATGCTCGGTAAAAAAACGACAACCACTATAAAAAAAGAAAGTAAACCTACTTATCAAAGACCTGCTGCTCCAAGCTATACTGAGCAGTGGAAAAAGGCGGGACTGACAGTTGTAGAAAATGAATTTGGTATAGTTTTTAAACGACAGGTGCGTTTTCCGTTTAATTATCAGCATGGTCATTATAAGCTGCAGTCATTTTTTGATGCATTAGTAAAATGGCGAGAGGCTCAGTTTGAACATCCATATGCACTAGAGATGAATGAAAAGGTATTGTTTTTTGATACGGAAACTACTGGTTTAAAAGGTGTAGGTACACAAATTTTTCTTCTCGGTTTTTTAGAAGTGTCTGAGGAAGAAGAAAGCTTTATTTTAACGCAGTATATTCTTGCTGACCCTGATCATGAGGCAGCGTTACTTTTTGAATCAAAGCTTTGGCAAAAAACAGCGACGGTTATTACCTACAATGGAAAAAGCTTTGATTGGCCGCAACTTGAAACACGTTGGACGCTCCACCAAAAAGAATTGCCTAAATTACGTACACAGCGGCAAATCGATTTGTTGCATAGTTCCAAGCGTTTATGGAAAAATGATATGGAACGAATGAAATTAAAATCTGTGGAAGAAGAGAAGCTTGGCTTTTCCCGCATTGGAGATATTCCTGGCTATCTAGCACCTATTATTTATTTAGATGCCATCAAAAGTGGTGTTCCAGATGCACTTATGAAAGTTCTTCTTCATAATGAATGGGATTTACTTTCATTAATAACGCTTTATATCCATTCGACGAACTTGCTGTTTGAAGAGACAAGTGAAGAATCTGCAAAAACGTTCACGAATATCGGAAAATGGTATGCTGATTTAAAGGAAAGTTCACAGAGCGTAAAGGTTTTAGAAAAGGTTACGACCCAATTTAATGAACTTGAAGCAGGTAATGCTCAGTATTATTTAGCAATACAACATAAAAAAAATAAAAAGTTTAGTGAAGCAATCGATGCTTTTGTTGCTTCTCTACATTTTGTTGAGCCACGAAAAAGATTACATGTATTAGAACAGCTAGCCATGATATATGAGCATCAAATAAAAGATTATGAACAGGCCCTTTTTTATACGCAAGAAGGCATACAATTAATAAAAAAGAATGAGCAATGGAGAGTAGAACAAAAGCAGAAATGGGAAATTTCTTGGGAAAAGAGGTTGCACAGATTAGGAAATAAGAAATAA
- a CDS encoding SHOCT domain-containing protein — MNIEILNGKEQLIDQGSVFKLTQTKPGTIEISVNYKAPETFKLIKWERVENIQKSALNIAGWSLIGSTLGNVGAIARAMGANIGKDKSVATLFLKRVNGDKVPLVIKCDKKDLEKLSLLIVAEEEETTEEAVTFSTTTTTTAIPTDDLIKLKELMDAGILTQEEFDDKKKQLLGI, encoded by the coding sequence ATGAACATTGAAATTCTTAATGGCAAAGAACAATTAATAGATCAAGGTAGTGTTTTTAAACTGACACAAACAAAACCCGGTACTATCGAAATTTCAGTAAATTATAAAGCACCCGAAACATTTAAATTAATCAAATGGGAACGTGTTGAAAACATCCAGAAGAGCGCGCTTAACATTGCTGGATGGTCATTAATTGGAAGTACATTAGGTAATGTAGGAGCAATTGCTAGGGCAATGGGTGCTAATATTGGGAAGGATAAATCTGTAGCAACTCTTTTCCTTAAAAGAGTGAACGGAGATAAGGTACCTTTAGTTATTAAATGTGACAAGAAGGATCTCGAGAAGCTTTCACTTTTAATTGTTGCTGAAGAAGAGGAAACTACAGAAGAAGCTGTCACATTCTCCACAACAACAACAACAACAGCAATCCCAACTGATGATCTAATTAAGTTAAAAGAGCTAATGGACGCTGGTATTTTAACTCAAGAAGAATTTGATGATAAGAAAAAACAACTATTAGGAATATAA